A single region of the Streptococcus sanguinis genome encodes:
- a CDS encoding ABC transporter permease, producing MDKKINRKLLALGGLIVLALILSSLAPHLLGDSLTKVNLGQALQGPSSSEWFGTDALGRSVFARAVSGGAETVLPALMILMLIATVGSFIGVTSAFIGGKFDQFILLVITAFQSFPSIILVIAIVSILGIGLQQTLIAICLTAWTKYAYLMRSMTMQLKNEPYIQSSKMYGNSFWTTLKNYYFPSLFPQILTTMSFDISTIIMEIAGLSFVGLGAQAPSPEWGAMINDGRIYIQEAPWIVVFPCLLLILTILLFTKFGDALNSKYNRMN from the coding sequence ATGGATAAGAAAATCAATCGAAAACTCCTGGCCTTGGGCGGCCTCATCGTCCTGGCTCTGATCCTATCCTCCTTGGCCCCTCATCTCTTGGGTGATAGTTTAACCAAGGTCAATTTGGGCCAAGCCCTGCAAGGGCCGAGCAGCAGTGAGTGGTTCGGAACGGACGCTCTAGGACGGTCTGTCTTTGCGCGTGCAGTGAGCGGAGGTGCGGAAACAGTCCTGCCAGCCCTGATGATTCTGATGCTAATTGCGACGGTAGGCTCCTTTATTGGGGTAACCAGCGCCTTCATCGGCGGGAAATTCGACCAGTTCATCTTGCTGGTTATCACGGCTTTTCAGTCTTTCCCCTCTATCATTTTGGTCATTGCCATCGTCAGTATCTTGGGCATCGGTCTCCAGCAAACCCTCATCGCTATCTGCTTGACGGCCTGGACCAAGTATGCCTACCTGATGCGCTCTATGACCATGCAGCTGAAAAATGAACCCTATATCCAGTCCTCGAAAATGTATGGCAATAGTTTTTGGACGACTCTGAAAAACTATTATTTCCCCAGTCTTTTTCCTCAGATTCTGACAACCATGAGCTTTGATATTAGCACCATTATCATGGAAATCGCTGGCCTCAGCTTTGTCGGGTTGGGAGCTCAGGCACCATCGCCTGAGTGGGGAGCCATGATCAATGACGGCCGAATTTACATCCAAGAAGCCCCTTGGATTGTGGTCTTCCCTTGTCTTTTGCTGATTCTGACCATTCTCCTCTTTACCAAGTTTGGAGATGCTCTCAACAGCAAGTACAACCGCATGAATTGA
- a CDS encoding ABC transporter permease produces the protein MIKFIIKTILQFVLILLCVSFISFLLVYLAPGDPAESILNAQGIPFTKELLEIKRAEMGLNGSFMEQYLAWLGRIVHGDFGVTYNSGASVWEQLIFYFPNTVYLAFYTLLATLGISLPTALYTSYHAGKPVDRFLMAGLAFLNAIPSFVMGIILILIFSVQLHWLPIQATANELGLVLPVMTLAMIMSTRYIPQLRTALIEVLHSPEVEGARGRGIREGHILLHDVIYNVLPFLLTLVSLSLGSLLGGVAIIEHLFSWPGIGKMLIGVVAKRDYPLIQGAVLFITAGVLTVNLVFQLLTIWLNPRVRLAQENPKLLPRTKKLKASKEGSYG, from the coding sequence ATGATTAAATTTATTATCAAAACTATTCTGCAATTCGTCCTCATCCTGCTCTGCGTCAGCTTTATCTCCTTTTTACTGGTTTATCTAGCACCGGGAGATCCGGCTGAGAGCATTCTCAACGCTCAGGGTATTCCTTTTACCAAGGAACTGCTGGAAATCAAGCGGGCAGAGATGGGTCTGAATGGCAGCTTTATGGAGCAATATCTGGCCTGGCTGGGCAGGATTGTCCATGGCGACTTTGGTGTGACCTATAATTCCGGAGCTTCGGTCTGGGAGCAGCTGATTTTCTATTTTCCCAATACAGTCTACCTAGCTTTTTATACCCTGCTAGCGACTCTGGGAATTTCCCTGCCGACAGCTCTCTACACATCCTACCATGCTGGAAAGCCGGTTGACCGCTTCTTGATGGCAGGTCTGGCTTTTCTGAATGCCATTCCTAGCTTTGTTATGGGGATTATCCTGATTCTGATCTTTTCTGTTCAGCTGCACTGGCTTCCCATTCAGGCAACGGCTAATGAGCTGGGTCTAGTCTTGCCAGTCATGACACTGGCCATGATCATGTCCACTCGCTATATCCCACAGCTGCGGACTGCTTTGATTGAAGTGCTGCATTCGCCAGAAGTCGAAGGTGCGCGTGGTCGGGGGATTCGAGAGGGGCATATCCTGTTGCATGACGTGATTTACAATGTCCTGCCCTTTCTTCTGACCTTGGTCAGCCTTTCTCTGGGCTCGCTCTTGGGCGGTGTGGCTATTATTGAGCATCTCTTTTCCTGGCCGGGCATCGGCAAGATGCTGATAGGAGTCGTCGCCAAGCGGGATTATCCCCTCATTCAGGGGGCGGTCCTCTTTATCACAGCGGGAGTCTTGACTGTAAATCTAGTCTTTCAGCTGCTTACGATTTGGCTCAATCCTCGCGTCCGACTGGCTCAGGAAAATCCCAAACTGCTGCCGCGCACGAAGAAATTAAAAGCAAGCAAGGAGGGTTCGTATGGATAA
- a CDS encoding M14 family metallopeptidase: protein MRIKQELDSMAPCSSYQGSLSITDNLAIQYTLLKGQASQPLLTICAAVHGCEYVGVKALMDLAHEWDFNFQGSVLLLHAVNISGFWARETTLVPEDGLNLNRIFQDQEPVSSLSYQIRSVIESQVFSVSDFLIDLHSGNREELLTPHGYYSLRANPEVVEKSYQMLQASGTPIIYQSQDCGNLYHAASVDYGLPSILLERGENGTCLPEDVLAMKESVKQVARYLFEGTMPYYKQAPLIFDDSYYLTCQRSGCWMCFVRPNQTVQAGQVIGEICDIYGNILEKVTAKEDGLVLYQKATLVVHQGEVLLAVASKKPESYQTSEREAHD from the coding sequence ATGAGGATTAAGCAAGAACTAGACTCTATGGCCCCCTGCAGCAGCTACCAAGGTAGTCTGTCCATCACGGATAATCTGGCTATCCAGTACACTCTGCTCAAAGGACAGGCCTCCCAGCCCTTGCTGACTATCTGTGCGGCAGTCCATGGCTGCGAGTATGTCGGTGTCAAGGCACTGATGGATTTGGCGCATGAGTGGGACTTTAACTTTCAGGGCTCTGTCCTCCTCCTGCATGCAGTCAATATCAGTGGCTTCTGGGCTCGGGAGACGACGCTTGTACCTGAGGATGGCCTTAATCTAAACAGGATTTTTCAAGACCAGGAGCCAGTTTCCAGCCTCAGCTATCAGATTCGGTCTGTGATTGAGAGTCAGGTCTTTAGCGTCAGTGATTTCCTGATTGACCTGCACAGTGGCAATCGGGAAGAACTGCTGACACCGCATGGTTACTACTCTCTACGGGCCAATCCCGAGGTGGTCGAAAAGTCCTATCAGATGCTGCAGGCTTCTGGGACACCGATTATCTACCAATCTCAGGACTGTGGCAATCTTTATCACGCTGCCTCGGTAGATTATGGACTGCCTAGTATCCTGCTGGAGCGGGGAGAAAACGGCACCTGTCTGCCAGAGGATGTACTGGCCATGAAAGAGTCAGTCAAGCAAGTCGCCCGCTATCTTTTTGAAGGGACCATGCCCTATTATAAGCAGGCGCCACTGATCTTTGACGACAGCTACTATCTGACCTGTCAGAGGTCGGGCTGCTGGATGTGCTTTGTTCGGCCTAATCAAACAGTACAGGCTGGTCAGGTCATCGGCGAAATCTGTGATATTTATGGCAATATTTTAGAAAAGGTGACTGCCAAGGAAGACGGTCTGGTCCTCTACCAGAAGGCGACCTTGGTCGTCCACCAAGGCGAAGTGCTGCTGGCCGTAGCTAGCAAGAAGCCTGAAAGCTACCAGACATCTGAAAGGGAGGCGCATGATTAA
- a CDS encoding ABC transporter ATP-binding protein produces the protein MNQVLVGRQLTYEYSQIGERRIGVFDIDISLEKGQALGLVGESGSGKSTIAKLICRFLKPDQGKLTLLGKPVYDYKDREYYARVQYIAQQPQSTFHPKRSIQQSLEEVCRNFSLYQQQSDRKQAICDLLTSVGLTPELAQRLPHQLSGGECQRAAIARALLINPDVLICDEITSALDVTVQYEVMQLLANIKERSQTSFLFISHDIALVSNFAEDLVVLKDGIVQEKGSMREVVSAPKSDYTKLLLSQYREDKDED, from the coding sequence ATGAATCAAGTATTGGTTGGTCGCCAACTGACCTACGAGTACAGTCAGATAGGTGAGCGGAGAATCGGTGTATTTGATATTGACATTAGCTTGGAAAAGGGACAGGCTTTAGGGCTGGTCGGAGAGTCAGGCTCTGGTAAGAGTACCATTGCCAAACTCATCTGCCGCTTTTTAAAGCCGGACCAAGGGAAGCTGACCCTACTGGGCAAACCAGTCTATGACTACAAGGATAGGGAATACTATGCTCGGGTCCAGTATATTGCCCAGCAGCCCCAGTCGACTTTTCATCCCAAGCGCAGCATTCAGCAGAGCCTAGAAGAGGTCTGTCGAAACTTCTCTCTCTATCAGCAGCAGTCAGATAGGAAGCAAGCTATCTGTGACTTGTTGACCTCGGTCGGTCTGACACCTGAGCTTGCCCAGAGGCTGCCGCATCAGCTGAGCGGAGGAGAATGCCAGCGGGCGGCCATCGCCCGTGCCCTGCTGATTAATCCTGATGTGCTCATCTGCGATGAAATCACCAGTGCTCTGGATGTGACCGTTCAGTATGAAGTCATGCAGCTGCTGGCAAATATCAAGGAACGCTCGCAGACCTCCTTTCTCTTCATCTCACATGACATCGCACTGGTCAGCAATTTTGCGGAAGATTTGGTCGTCCTCAAGGACGGAATCGTGCAGGAAAAGGGCAGCATGCGAGAGGTCGTCTCTGCTCCCAAGAGTGACTATACCAAGCTCTTGCTCAGTCAGTACAGGGAGGATAAAGATGAGGATTAA
- a CDS encoding ABC transporter ATP-binding protein: MLEMKDLLVQSADKVILDRVSLSLAEGESLSIVGESGSGKSTLLKMLLGLPLRGLTVTEGSITFEGQEIHPQDHRIYLPFVGREVAWISQHASLSFNNRRKIKKHYQDLVKNQGQQAANLRPLEECLEMVGLLPEKVVNKYPFELSGGMMQLVGVALALASKPKLLLADEPTSALDVLSKMKLLDLLSKLHQEEKMAILFVTHDISVAEHLAQKVVVMKEGQIVESGPAHQVLRHPEQAYTQKLLKAVPKLAAFREGGQL, translated from the coding sequence ATGCTGGAAATGAAAGATCTGCTGGTGCAGTCAGCAGATAAAGTCATTCTCGATCGGGTCTCCCTCTCTCTTGCTGAGGGGGAGTCCCTTTCGATTGTGGGCGAGAGTGGCAGTGGCAAGTCTACCCTGCTCAAGATGCTGCTGGGCCTCCCTCTTAGGGGGCTGACAGTGACAGAGGGCAGTATTACCTTTGAGGGGCAGGAAATTCATCCCCAGGACCATCGCATTTATCTGCCTTTTGTGGGCCGAGAAGTGGCCTGGATTAGTCAGCATGCCAGTCTCAGCTTCAATAACCGCCGTAAGATCAAAAAGCATTATCAGGACTTGGTGAAAAATCAGGGCCAGCAAGCAGCAAATCTCCGTCCCTTGGAAGAATGCCTAGAGATGGTGGGACTGCTGCCTGAAAAAGTCGTCAATAAGTATCCTTTCGAGCTCAGCGGTGGTATGATGCAGCTAGTCGGTGTAGCGCTGGCTTTAGCCAGCAAGCCCAAACTGCTGCTGGCTGATGAGCCGACTAGCGCTCTGGATGTCCTGTCGAAAATGAAGCTGCTTGATCTCTTGAGCAAGCTTCATCAGGAGGAAAAAATGGCCATTCTCTTTGTTACACATGATATCAGTGTGGCTGAGCATCTAGCGCAAAAAGTAGTCGTCATGAAAGAAGGGCAGATTGTCGAAAGTGGTCCAGCCCATCAAGTTCTTCGCCATCCTGAGCAGGCCTACACCCAGAAATTGCTGAAGGCCGTGCCTAAGCTAGCAGCATTTAGAGAAGGGGGGCAGCTATGA
- a CDS encoding ABC transporter substrate-binding protein, with protein MKHFKKIMVLALAGLALASCVNPSKTSEPAGDSGSKTVTIGYTQFPANVDPAAEYNGWFTVRYGVGETLFKMDDKLEVKPWLAEKIEAVSDLEWKITLKDKVTFQNGEKMTGEKVKASLERLIKTSERAASDMGIDSISAEGQTVTIKTKAVQPIMANLLAEPYSAIVDTTGKSASDKAPVGTGPYMVTKYTPESGAELKAYDDYWDGKPKVANLKIKYFSDPTAISAALKSKEVDAVYGLPYANLSTYASDKNYKISEVEGSRYLAYYYNFENPYVADDKFRQALDTLVDKKTYSESLFKGSAVPAVGPFPKGFAFALQKSVHEFDVEKAKKLLDEAGYKDTDGDGYREKDGQKVSIELLSFTRLPEMPLAVEASQQQLKEVGIEATIKKVEVSAVASEKDYAFTPYAVVAAPIGDPYAFFNSAVKTNGTANIGHYSNPEADKKIEELATETDPAKRNQLSKEIQEIMDKDYGFTIIGFFKVALVMDKSVSGLESHPTDYYHVSNKLSKE; from the coding sequence ATGAAACATTTTAAAAAAATAATGGTTTTAGCCTTGGCAGGCCTAGCCCTAGCCTCCTGTGTAAACCCTAGCAAAACCAGCGAACCTGCTGGCGATAGTGGCAGTAAGACTGTAACCATTGGCTACACCCAGTTTCCAGCAAATGTGGATCCAGCAGCGGAATACAATGGCTGGTTCACGGTCCGTTACGGAGTGGGAGAAACCCTCTTTAAGATGGACGACAAACTTGAGGTAAAACCTTGGCTGGCTGAGAAAATCGAAGCAGTCTCAGACCTAGAGTGGAAAATTACCCTCAAGGATAAGGTGACTTTCCAAAATGGCGAAAAAATGACCGGTGAAAAGGTCAAAGCTTCTCTGGAACGCTTGATTAAGACAAGCGAGCGGGCAGCATCAGATATGGGCATTGACAGCATTTCTGCGGAAGGTCAAACTGTGACCATCAAGACAAAGGCTGTGCAACCGATCATGGCGAATCTCTTGGCAGAGCCCTACTCCGCTATTGTGGATACGACTGGCAAGAGCGCATCTGACAAGGCTCCAGTCGGAACTGGACCTTACATGGTGACCAAGTACACTCCTGAGAGCGGAGCAGAGCTCAAGGCTTATGACGACTACTGGGATGGTAAGCCAAAAGTTGCTAATCTGAAGATTAAATACTTCTCTGATCCGACAGCTATTTCTGCAGCCCTCAAGTCTAAGGAAGTCGATGCCGTCTATGGCCTGCCTTATGCAAATCTAAGTACCTATGCTTCCGATAAGAACTACAAAATTTCTGAAGTAGAGGGTTCTCGCTACCTAGCATACTACTATAACTTTGAAAATCCTTACGTAGCAGATGACAAATTCCGTCAGGCTTTAGATACCTTGGTTGACAAGAAGACCTACTCTGAATCCCTCTTTAAAGGCTCAGCTGTGCCAGCTGTTGGCCCTTTCCCTAAAGGATTTGCCTTTGCCCTGCAAAAGAGCGTCCATGAATTTGACGTAGAAAAAGCTAAAAAACTCTTGGATGAAGCTGGCTACAAGGATACTGACGGCGATGGCTACCGTGAAAAAGACGGTCAAAAAGTCAGCATTGAGCTGCTGTCCTTTACTCGTCTGCCTGAAATGCCGCTGGCTGTAGAAGCAAGCCAGCAACAGCTCAAGGAAGTCGGAATCGAAGCGACTATTAAGAAAGTTGAAGTCAGTGCCGTTGCCAGTGAAAAGGACTATGCCTTCACACCTTACGCGGTGGTAGCAGCTCCTATCGGTGATCCATATGCCTTCTTCAACAGTGCCGTTAAGACCAATGGTACAGCCAATATCGGTCACTACAGCAATCCAGAAGCGGACAAGAAAATCGAAGAGTTAGCGACTGAAACTGATCCAGCTAAGCGCAATCAGCTCAGCAAGGAAATCCAAGAAATCATGGATAAGGACTACGGCTTTACCATCATCGGCTTCTTCAAGGTCGCTCTGGTGATGGACAAGTCCGTCTCTGGTTTGGAATCCCATCCGACAGATTACTATCACGTCAGCAACAAACTATCAAAGGAATAA
- a CDS encoding NADH-dependent flavin oxidoreductase translates to MNTQIQDKFTFKNGQTMRNRVVLAPMTICASEPGGYVSQADIDFFARRSRSVGMVITGSTYVHPLGKSFAESFSGAEDDKVEGLSRLAKAIKDQGALAIVQLYHGGRMVLPDLIDGQPVAPSAVKAPRDYLAEPRALKNAEVEQVIEDFLSAIRRAIRAGFDGVELHGANTYLIQQFVSPHSNVRQDKWGGSLNNRLRFPKTLLKRAKQLVKEEADRPFLIGYRFSPEEIEEPGIQLYDTLQLLEQLIYHQVDYLHISTSDVWRSSIRDSQDSEPVIQKIIRKINGRVPLIGVGQIKTKQDAQRVLDAGIPLFALGKALLLDPDWAEKVVSGREAEVIRAYRDELQADLALPTAFVEDARSYLEGKD, encoded by the coding sequence ATGAATACACAGATTCAGGATAAATTTACTTTTAAAAATGGCCAGACCATGCGCAATCGCGTTGTCTTGGCGCCTATGACCATCTGCGCTAGTGAGCCCGGTGGCTATGTATCTCAGGCAGATATCGACTTTTTTGCCCGCCGGTCTAGGTCGGTTGGTATGGTCATCACTGGCAGTACCTATGTCCATCCTCTAGGCAAGTCCTTTGCGGAGAGCTTCAGCGGCGCCGAGGACGATAAGGTAGAGGGGCTTAGCCGTCTGGCCAAGGCCATCAAGGACCAAGGGGCTCTGGCTATTGTCCAGCTCTATCATGGTGGTCGTATGGTTCTGCCTGATTTGATTGACGGTCAGCCAGTAGCACCCAGCGCTGTCAAGGCTCCGCGCGATTATTTGGCAGAGCCAAGGGCGCTCAAGAACGCTGAGGTGGAGCAGGTGATAGAGGACTTTCTGTCAGCTATCAGACGGGCGATTCGGGCTGGCTTTGATGGAGTAGAGCTTCATGGAGCCAATACCTACCTGATTCAGCAGTTTGTCTCTCCTCATTCAAATGTCCGTCAGGACAAGTGGGGCGGCAGTCTTAACAACCGCCTACGCTTTCCAAAGACCTTGCTGAAAAGAGCCAAGCAACTAGTTAAAGAAGAGGCTGACCGCCCATTCCTGATTGGCTACCGCTTTTCTCCAGAAGAGATTGAAGAGCCAGGTATCCAGCTTTATGATACCCTGCAGTTGCTGGAGCAGCTTATCTATCATCAGGTGGACTATCTACATATTTCGACCTCTGATGTCTGGCGCTCGTCCATCAGAGATTCTCAGGACTCGGAGCCAGTGATTCAGAAAATTATCAGAAAAATTAATGGTAGAGTACCCCTGATTGGTGTCGGTCAGATAAAGACCAAGCAGGATGCCCAGCGAGTATTGGATGCGGGGATTCCGCTCTTTGCCCTCGGCAAGGCCCTGCTCCTAGACCCAGACTGGGCTGAAAAGGTTGTCTCCGGCCGAGAGGCAGAAGTAATCCGAGCTTATCGCGATGAGCTGCAGGCTGACTTGGCTTTGCCAACTGCCTTTGTCGAAGATGCTCGAAGCTATCTGGAAGGAAAAGATTAA
- a CDS encoding histidine phosphatase family protein — MKRWYLMRHGQTDYNRRRCFYGSHDVSINGQGQADAKQLALLMQEYPVDVIYTSGLRRTQETAQLAFPERKVQPIADFDERGFGQWEGLTADEIPAAFPEVWQAWLEAPFEVTPPEAEVFADFKTRVWAATDRLLDSREESMALVAHLGVLRLIYQHLVDPEAVFWNIDVPQGRVLLLEERDQTWQATLL, encoded by the coding sequence ATGAAAAGATGGTATCTGATGCGGCATGGTCAGACAGACTACAACCGCAGGCGCTGTTTCTACGGCAGCCATGACGTCTCTATCAACGGGCAAGGCCAAGCGGACGCCAAGCAGCTGGCGCTACTGATGCAGGAGTACCCAGTTGATGTGATTTACACCAGTGGTCTCAGGCGGACGCAGGAAACAGCCCAGCTGGCTTTTCCAGAAAGGAAAGTCCAGCCCATAGCCGACTTTGACGAGCGGGGCTTTGGACAATGGGAGGGCTTGACAGCTGATGAGATTCCGGCAGCCTTTCCAGAAGTCTGGCAGGCTTGGTTGGAGGCTCCCTTTGAGGTCACGCCTCCTGAGGCAGAAGTTTTTGCTGACTTTAAGACTAGAGTCTGGGCAGCAACAGACCGCTTGCTGGATAGCAGGGAGGAGTCAATGGCTCTAGTCGCTCATTTGGGAGTCCTTCGCTTGATTTACCAACATTTGGTTGACCCAGAGGCTGTTTTTTGGAACATTGATGTCCCCCAAGGACGAGTGCTGCTCTTGGAAGAGCGCGACCAGACTTGGCAGGCGACCTTACTCTAA
- the cobS gene encoding adenosylcobinamide-GDP ribazoletransferase, with the protein MIKALIIYTQFFSRIVIPKAVDISYLRRGLPFLTLFGLLLGLISGGFYFLTSLVLPGMIAWVLTLAFDVLLTGGFHLDALADTADGLFSSRKKERMMEIMKDSRIGSNGVLALILYYALMLVLYPYLPEPRWFIVASLTMIGKAGLSLQLYRMTYAREGGGSGNFFSGSKTSHILLSQLLPLLLSLLVFSWRGLLAYGLVFLGAIGYRRFVYNKIDGHTGDTIGAYVEIAQLLYLLGLVVLG; encoded by the coding sequence ATGATAAAGGCATTGATTATCTATACTCAATTTTTTAGCCGGATTGTGATTCCAAAGGCAGTGGATATTTCCTATCTGCGACGGGGGCTTCCTTTTCTGACCCTCTTTGGTCTCTTGCTGGGTTTGATTTCAGGAGGATTTTATTTTCTGACGAGCCTAGTTCTGCCAGGAATGATTGCTTGGGTTCTGACCCTTGCTTTCGATGTTCTGCTGACAGGTGGTTTTCACTTAGACGCTCTGGCGGATACGGCAGACGGTCTCTTCTCCTCTCGTAAGAAGGAGCGGATGATGGAGATTATGAAGGACAGCCGGATTGGCAGCAATGGCGTACTGGCACTCATTCTCTACTATGCTCTGATGCTGGTTCTCTACCCTTATCTGCCAGAGCCTCGCTGGTTTATCGTGGCCAGTCTGACCATGATTGGCAAGGCCGGTCTCAGCTTACAGCTCTACCGGATGACCTATGCCAGAGAAGGCGGCGGCTCGGGGAATTTCTTCAGTGGCAGCAAGACTAGTCATATCCTGCTTTCCCAGCTTTTGCCTTTGCTCCTGTCTCTGCTGGTTTTCAGCTGGAGAGGTCTTCTGGCTTACGGCTTGGTATTTCTGGGAGCAATCGGCTATCGTCGTTTCGTTTATAATAAAATTGACGGTCACACAGGCGATACGATAGGGGCCTATGTCGAAATTGCCCAGCTTCTCTATCTCTTAGGATTGGTGGTACTAGGATGA
- the cobU gene encoding bifunctional adenosylcobinamide kinase/adenosylcobinamide-phosphate guanylyltransferase, with the protein MAKIVLVTGGARSGKSAFAEERLADRERVCYIATGLPRGEDPEWQERIRLHQERRPASWTTQEQYAGLADWLREQSHPVYLLDCATLLTSNRLFDLIAQHFPDKLELTEENFLSRQEQSFLLQLLEEEWQELLSTIRQTDAECWIVTDEVGLGIVPETRLGRFFRDVQGKINQLIAKEASEAYLVICGLAQQLK; encoded by the coding sequence ATGGCTAAGATTGTGTTAGTGACAGGCGGTGCCAGAAGCGGTAAGTCGGCATTTGCGGAGGAGCGACTAGCGGACCGAGAGCGAGTTTGCTATATTGCGACTGGCCTGCCCCGAGGAGAAGATCCAGAATGGCAGGAGCGGATTCGGCTGCACCAAGAACGGCGGCCTGCTTCCTGGACAACTCAGGAGCAGTATGCAGGGCTGGCGGACTGGCTGCGAGAGCAGTCACATCCAGTTTATCTGCTGGATTGTGCCACCCTTCTGACCAGCAATCGCCTCTTTGATTTGATTGCCCAGCATTTTCCAGACAAGCTGGAGCTGACGGAAGAAAATTTTCTCAGCCGTCAGGAGCAGTCTTTCCTGCTGCAGCTCTTGGAAGAAGAATGGCAAGAGCTCTTGTCTACAATCCGTCAGACTGATGCTGAGTGCTGGATTGTAACGGACGAGGTTGGACTGGGCATTGTTCCAGAGACCAGATTAGGACGCTTCTTTCGTGATGTGCAGGGCAAGATCAACCAACTGATTGCAAAGGAGGCGAGTGAGGCTTATCTAGTCATCTGCGGCCTCGCTCAGCAGTTGAAATGA
- the hemL gene encoding glutamate-1-semialdehyde 2,1-aminomutase, translating to MKREHSNQYFTEAQKLFPGGVNSPVRAFKAVGGHPLFIEKASGAYLHDVDGNRYIDYVLSWGPMILGHAPKDVLPAVEEAIWEGTSFGAPSPREIALGQLVQERLPFMERMRMVNSGTEATMSAIRVARGVTKRSKIVKFIGCYHGHSDSFLVQAGSGLASFGIADSAGVIAQVAGETLALPYNDTDALKTCFEKHGDDIACVILEAVAGNMGLIPADADFISTIRSLTQEYGSLFIVDEVMSGFRAHYQGAVGLYQTEPDLVCLGKVIGGGFPVAAFGGKAIYMDQVAPLGSIYQAGTLSGNPVAMTAGYETLKQLTPELFAEIEEKTSYLCDGLRNLADKYSIDLQVVSKGTMFGFFFSQKPVRNFEDSKAADHAQFARLHGLLLEEGIYLAPSQYETNFMSSAHTREDLDQTLAAFEQAFQPMKEEANG from the coding sequence TTGAAGAGAGAACATTCCAACCAATATTTCACAGAGGCTCAAAAGCTCTTTCCAGGCGGGGTCAACAGTCCTGTTAGGGCTTTTAAGGCTGTGGGCGGCCATCCGCTTTTTATCGAAAAAGCCAGCGGAGCCTATCTGCATGATGTCGATGGCAACCGCTATATTGACTACGTCCTGTCTTGGGGACCTATGATTTTGGGGCATGCTCCTAAGGATGTGTTGCCAGCAGTTGAGGAAGCTATTTGGGAGGGGACCAGTTTTGGTGCTCCGAGTCCGAGAGAGATTGCTCTCGGCCAGCTGGTGCAGGAGCGTCTGCCTTTCATGGAAAGAATGCGGATGGTCAATTCAGGAACGGAAGCGACCATGAGCGCCATTCGGGTAGCGCGTGGGGTGACCAAGCGCTCTAAAATTGTCAAATTTATCGGCTGCTATCACGGTCACAGCGATTCCTTTTTGGTTCAGGCTGGTTCAGGCTTGGCCAGCTTTGGGATTGCTGATTCTGCCGGAGTCATTGCTCAGGTAGCTGGGGAAACTCTGGCCTTACCTTACAATGATACAGATGCTCTCAAGACTTGCTTCGAAAAGCACGGTGACGATATCGCCTGTGTCATTTTAGAAGCAGTTGCTGGCAATATGGGCTTGATTCCAGCGGATGCGGACTTTATCAGTACTATTCGCTCCCTCACTCAGGAATACGGCTCTCTCTTCATCGTGGATGAGGTTATGAGTGGTTTCCGAGCTCATTATCAGGGGGCAGTTGGCCTCTATCAGACAGAGCCGGATCTGGTCTGCTTGGGCAAGGTTATCGGTGGCGGCTTCCCAGTCGCAGCCTTTGGCGGCAAGGCCATCTATATGGATCAGGTAGCGCCTCTAGGCAGTATCTATCAGGCTGGTACCTTGTCGGGCAATCCAGTCGCCATGACGGCTGGTTATGAAACCCTGAAACAGCTGACACCGGAGCTCTTTGCTGAGATTGAAGAGAAAACAAGCTACCTCTGTGATGGCTTGCGAAATCTAGCAGACAAGTACAGTATTGATTTGCAAGTCGTGTCAAAAGGTACCATGTTTGGCTTCTTCTTCAGTCAGAAGCCAGTCCGCAATTTTGAGGATTCTAAGGCGGCTGACCATGCTCAGTTTGCAAGACTGCACGGTCTCTTGCTGGAAGAGGGCATTTATCTGGCGCCATCTCAGTATGAAACCAATTTTATGTCCAGTGCCCATACTAGAGAGGACCTAGACCAGACCTTGGCGGCCTTTGAGCAGGCATTTCAACCAATGAAAGAAGAAGCAAATGGCTAA